GGTGCCGGCCGGATCGACGAAATAGGCGAACACGTTGTCGCCCGGTCCGTGACGACCGACGCCCCATCCGATCGGGTGGCCATGGTCGACCATGCGACCGGAGCCGCGCATGACGGACTCCAGATCAGGCATCAGGAAGGCAATGTGATTGAGGCCGTTGCGAGGGGCCTCGGCAAGCACGATCGCGTGGTGATCGCTGTTGCAGCACAGGAACGCCATCAGCTTCGAGCGATCCGTCAGCCGAAACCCCAGGGTGTCCTGATAGAATGTCGAAAGCGTTTCGATGTCGGCGCTGTTGATGTTGACATGCGCCAGCCGTTCGGGGCGATCCGCGATCACGCGCGGCGGCCTTACATGATCGCCATGGACGAACTCCATGGCGCAGCCCTGTGGCTCGCGAACCACGAAGCTTGTCCCGCCCGAGGGCGCAGGCGACGGCGCGGGTGAGTTGATCACCTCACAGACGGCTTGCCGCGCACGCGCGAACAGGCGGTGCAGATCTTCAAGCGAGCGGGTACGGAAGCTGATCTTTCGGAGTGACGTCGCCTCACCGGGTGTGAGCTCGAGAACGTGGAAGTCACTGCCCGTCGCGGCGAGGTACACGGTGCCGTCCGCTTCCGCCACGACGTCGAGGCCCCAGACCTTGCTGTAGAACTCGACCGAACCGGCGAGGTGCGGCGTCGTGACCTCGACGCTGCGCAGGGCCGTCACCGGAAAGTCGGACATTGGACTTCCTTGTCAGGAAACGCGAATGTCAGTCCATTAATATGTACAAAATCGTCAGTAAAGCAAAAATTTATAAATAACAGGTCCAAACCCTGCTAATGTACACAGACGCAGAGATTCCAATGGGATGCCCATGAGCCCTGACCTGCCAAGCCAGAAGGACGACCAACCGGCAACGCTGGCGACCACGATCTACGCACGCCTCAAGGCCGACATCCTGACCACCCGGCTCGCGCCCGGTCGCAAGCTGCAGTCGCGCTTCCTGATGGAGCAGTACAATGTCGGGCAGACCCCGCTGCGCGAGGCGCTCAACCGGCTGACGACCGAGGAGTTCGTCGTCGGGATGGAGCAGCGCGGCTTCTATGTGAAGGAGGTCAGCAAGGGGGAGCTGCAGGAGCTGACCAAGACGCGGTGCTGGGTCGAAGGCCTGGCGCTCCGCGAGTCCATGCAGAATGCGACGCAGAGCTGGGAAGAGGCTCTGCTGGTGGCGCATCACCGGCTCGACCGCACCCCTCGCTCGCTCAAGCCCGACACGTTCGAGGACAATCCGGACTGGGAGAAGGTGCACCGCGCCTTCCACGCGACGCTGATCGGCCTTTGCGGTTCACGTCCGCTGCTCGGCTTCTGCGAGCAGCTCGCCGACCGTCTCTATCGCTATCGCATGATGTCGATCGCAAAGGCCTATCCGGCGCGCAAGGTCGGTGCCGAGCACAGCGATATCCTTCAGGCGGTTCTCGCCAAGCACACCGAAAAGGCCGTGCGTCTGCTTCAGCAGCACTATCAACGCACGGCCGACGTCATCTATTCCGATCTCGACGGAATGCTGGCTTAGCGTCGCCGCGAGCCAGCGGCGATTCGGCTTCGGGAAGAGCACGCTCGCACCGCGGGCGCGGTGCAGAGCCGATGATTGCGATGACCGGGAGTGCTCAGACCGCAGCAGTCGCACCCAACGCAGGATAGTCGGTGTAGCCGCGGGCGTCGCCGCCGAAGAAGGTGGTGCGATCCGCCTCGTTCAGCGGGGCGCCGGATTTCAGGCGCGCCATGACGTCGGGATTGGCCAGGACCATCTGGCCGTACGCCTCCATGTCGGCCAGTCCGGCCGCGACGTCGGCGCCGATGAGGTCGCGCGGACGCCCCGGTCTGTTCACGATCAGCCTGCCGCGCCACAGCTTGCGGAGATCGGCAAGAAGGCGGTCGTCGCCCTGATGCATGATGTGCAGATAGGCGAGCGAGAGCTTGTCGAGCTCAGTGACCAGATGACGATAGAGGTCAGGTCCTTCGACACCTTCGTCGATGCCCCACATCGTGATGCCGGGCGACAGACGGATCGCCGTCTTGTCCGCGCCGATCTCGCCAGCGATGGCGGCCGCCACCTCGATGGCGAAACGCGCACGATTTTCGATCGAGCCACCATAGGCATCGGTTCGGGTGTTCGCGCTCGGCGCAATGAATTGCTGGACCAGATATCCGTTGGCGCCGTGGATCTCGACGCCGTCCGCTCCCGCCGCGATGGCGCAGCGCGCAGCGTCGCGAAAGTCGGCGACGGTCCGGCGCACCTCGTCGGTGGTGAGCGAGCGTGGCTGCGGGATATCCTGCATGCCGGTCGCCGTGAACATCGGGGTATCCGGCGCAATGGCCGAGGGGGCCACGCCCTGCCGGTGATGCGGCGTGTTGTCGGGATGCGACATGCGCCCGGCATGCATGAGCTGGATGAAGATATGGCCGCCCTTGCCGTGCACGGCATCGGTGACCTTGCGCCAGCCAGCGACATGCGCCGGCGTGTAGATACCTGGCGTCGTCATGTAGCCCTGCCCGTCGTCAGATGGCTGCGTGCCCTCGGTGACGATCAGACCGACGCCGGCGCGCTGCGCGTAATAGTCGGCGGCGAGGCTGCCGGGCGTGCCATTGGCGGCGGCGCGCGACCGCGTCATGGGCGCCATGACGAGGCGGTTCGGGAGCTCAAGTCCACCGACGCGGACGGGACTGAATAGCGATTTCATGGCGAGTTCCTTCTCGTTGCTGTCGAGAAGGCAGATGGACCCTCCATCTCATGGAATAAATGGCGTATAATGGAATAGATTGGTCCACATATGGAATAATCTTATGGAGCTGTTGAACGACATGGCGCTCTTCGTCGAGGTCGTGAAAGCCAGGAGCTTCCGCGGCGCTGCGGCGACGCTGGACATGCCGAACTCCACCCTGTCGCGACGGATCAGCCTGCTGGAGAAGGAGATCGGGCTTCGCCTCCTGAACCGCACGACGCGCAGGATCGAATTGACCGAAGCCGGCCAGCTCTATTTCGAGCGTTGCAAGCGCATCGTCGACGAAGCACGCCTCGCGCACGAGCAGCTCGGCGAAATGCTGGCGCGGCCGAGCGGATTGTTGCGCGTCTCGCTGCCGGTGGATTTCGCGAACACCTATCTGGCGCCGTTGATCACCGAATTCGCGCAGCTTTATCCCGGTATCGATTTCGAATTCGACCTGACGCCGCGGCGCGTCGACCTCGTCTCCGAGCCGTATGATCTCGCGATCCGCATCGGAGAATCCGAGGCGTCCCACATGATCGCGCGGCCGCTCGCCCGCCTGCACGGCTATCTCTACGCCTCGCCGCGCTATCTCGAACTCAACGGCGAGCCGCGCGAACCCGCGGACCTCGCGCACCATCAATGCCTCTGCCAGACGAGGGTAAGCAGCTGGAAGCTGCACAACGGAATGCAAATGTTAGACGCCGAGGTCGGCGGCCGTTTCCACCTCAACAGCATCGGCATGCTCCGCCGTCTCGCGACCCTCGACATGGGCATCACCTTCGTGCCGCAGGAAATCGTCGCCGACGAAGTCGCAGCCGGCCGGCTACGCCGCATCATGCCGCAATGGCAGGGCTTGCCCATGACCATCTATGCCGTCACCGAGACCAGACTGCTTCCTGCCAAGACGCAGCGCTTCATCGAATTCCTGCGCGATCGGCTGAGCCGGGCTTAGATCGTCCGCGCCATTTGGCGAACAGACCGGGAAGCGACTTTACACCCTCCTCCGGCCAAACACCGGCGCCGAAAGCGGGGCACTCGGCGGCGGCGGTGCGTTCCACTTTGGCTGGTCGTTCCTGACGATCTCTTCGTCGATTTCGACGATGTCCGGACGCGACTTGCGACGATCGATCTCGAGCGGCTCGAGATGGCCGAACAGCGCGCGGAGCAGTTTCGGCTTGAATATCCCGACCACCACGAGGCCGAACAGCAAGAGCGGCATGAAGGCTGAAGGCGCTGTTGGACGATCGCTGCCTTCAGCCCAGACTCCGCCGTTCGCTCCCGGCTTGCCTGCCGGCGCGGCAGCAGGCGCGCTTTGCGCGACCTGGTTGTTCGGCTTCGGCGCCGGCGCGCCTTTGGTAGCGCATTTGCCGTCGGGATAGGATGGGCCGCTGCAGAACGGTCCCGAATTCGTCATCCGGGCGATATCGACCATCCCCGCCGGGTTCATCAGGCTCGCCAGCTTCGACAGGTTTCCGTCCTTCGGCCAGTAGAGATAGAGCACCGCTGCAAACGCAAGGCCGAGCGGGATCATCAGTTTCGGCATCACGCCGAGGACATTGCGACGCTCGTTCAGCTGCCATTCCGTCCAAGCCACGCAGGCATTGTGCCACTGCATGTAGAGCTCGTGGTCGGTGAAGTAGAGCAGCAAAGGATGCCGGGACGGCGGGCGCGGCCGCTCCAGCGGACGTCCCGACGCATCGAGCGGATAGGCTGTTGCAGCTTCTATTCGCGGGCGCCTGCCGAACACGGGCCGCGCCGGAACGCGGGTGTCGCGGCGCTGCCGCGCCGGATTCATCAGCTCTCCGCCAAGGTGGCCGATGGCCTCGATCCGATCCGTGGCAGACGGATGGCTTCCGCCTTCGTGATCGGCGCGCCCGTCGAACAGCAGACCCTCGACACGGTCGCTGCCGACGAAGCAGCCCCGGTCGCTGACCTTGGCGATCGCGCTGAGCAGCGCCTCGGGAAAATGCGTGACGCGGATGGCCTCGCCGTCGGCGACGTGGTCGCGGCTCAGCTTCAACCCGCGCCGCGCCGCGCGCGACAGCCGCATGGAGAGCGACGTCATCGCGCTGCTCGCGAGCATCAGCAGCAGCATCGGCGGGATCAGCACCGCGATGACCATCTGCCGCCAGTCTTCGAAGCGCAGCGGATTGTTCATCTGCATGATGATGGCGGTGCGCATCAAGGCGTGGTTGGCGGCGAGCAGCCGCGTATCGCCGTGGCGAATATGGGAGGCCTCATGGGCAAGGACCGCGGCAAGCTCGTCGTCGTCGAGCAGGTCCAGCAGGCCGCGCGTGACCGCGATCAGACCTTGGGTCGGCCCCTCGCCTGCGGTCACGGCATTGGGCTCGCTCGCCTCGATGATCCCGAAACGCGGCAGGCGCACGCCGAGCGCGGTGCACTGCTCCTCGGCGATCGCGACGAAACGCGGCTCGTCCTCGCGGGTGACAATGCGGACGCCGAGCACTTTCGTCACCGCCTTGGCGTGACTGCTGTAGATCCACCAGAACACGAATCCGGCCACGATCGCGATCGGCAGTGCGTAGCGCAGCGCATAGCCGGCCGGATCGGTCAGGATGGTATGCTCATGGTCGGCGGAGAGCAGGATCATCGTCAGGGCGAAGGCCCCGATGATCTCGAAGGCCAGCACATAGCCCAGCACCAGCAACGCCGTGAACCGCCTGTTGTGCGCGGCGTGGGTGACGTAGCCGTGAACCGCCATGACCTAGCCCCTGTTGGCGCCAGCCCTTTCGGCCTAAAGCGCGATCTTGACCGGCTCCGCCAGCTCGGCACGGCGGTCGCCGAGCACGAACTTTTCGCGCGGAGGATTGTGCCCGATCATCGCGATGAAATTGCCGGGGAAGGCACGGCGGACCGAGTTCAATTCCTCGACCGCGAGATTGTAGAACTTGCGCGCCGCGGTGATGCGGTCCTCGATCCGGATCAGGTCGGAGCGCAGCGTGCTGTAATGGGCGGCGCTGGCAAGCGCGGGATAGTTTTCGCTGACCGTGAAGAGATTTTGCAGGACGCTGGCGATCTGGGTCTCGCTCTGGATCACGCCGCCGCTGCCGCTGATCGCTTCCAGCGCGTCGATGCGCGCATCGAGCACGTCGCGGATCAACTGATGCTCCCTCGCGGCAAAGGCGCGGACGATCTCGACGAGATTGCCGATCAGCGTGTGCCGCTCGACCAGCAGCGCGTCGACGTCGCCGAAGGCCGCATCCGCGCGCTCGTCGAGCTGCGCGATCAGCGCATGCTGCGCGCGGATCTTCAGCATCAGCCAGAGTGCGGCGGCGGCCAGCAGCCATATCCACCAATTGTCCAGCGCGAAATTGGCGGCGCGCACGAGGCGGCCTGAAATGTCGATGGCCTGAGAGAAAGTCTGATCGGCAGCAGCCATAATACGTCTCCTGCAAAAACAAATTTTTGCGAGAGGTCATACAGGCGCGACGCTAAGATTATGAACCGCGCACGATTAGAATTTTAATCAATACTTCAGGTTTGCCGATTCCGCTTCAATCCGGGACCGGGCCGAGTTCTGCTCTAGGAGGCCAGGCGAAGCCAGACGTCCTTGCTCGCCAGCGTGCCGTTCATCGTGGCGATCTCCATGTCCACGACATCCAGCGAACCGGGCTGGTCTCCATAGATGTACTTGAGGTGCCACATGAGACCGAGGTCCGGAGAGACGACAAAATCGTCCAATCCGTCGGTAATCGCCCGGACGGCCTGCCGATGCGTCAAGGGCGCGGAAAACATCGCATCGATCAGGGTGGCGAGGCTCATGCCGCCGACGAGCATCATTCGCGCGACCTCGTCACCGTAAACGTGCCGAAGCGCTGCAACGATGGCTGCGACTGCGTCCGGATTCTTCAATGACACGGCGAAGCGAACCTCCGGGCCTATCATGCCGGAGGCGGGATATTCTGTGCAAGCCATCCGCCCGCGGCGGCGCCGGCCAGGGCCCCGCCTCGGCCGCCGGCACCGGGCCTTTTCAGCGAATTTATTCCTCTCGCGAAATCGGCACTGCGACGACGCGGCGCTGCGCGTCGGGCGTTTGCGAAAGCGCGCGCCGGCTCGGAGCAGGATCGGGCAAAGCATGGGCGCTTCAGGCAAGACGCTCGGCCCGGGCAGCGCCTAGAACGCCCCCGACCCGTAGAAACACGGACACCTGATCTGAGCTCGAAGCGATCGGGAGGAGCCACGCAATGACCGGGAGCACCACACTCATGCGCAATCCCTCCCCCAAGGGTTTGCCACCCATACCTGGCGCAAGGCCGGACGATCACGCGACGTCCGAGCGTCGCGCCGCCGATGCCGAGATGGCACGCGTGCTC
The genomic region above belongs to Bradyrhizobium arachidis and contains:
- a CDS encoding VOC family protein; its protein translation is MSDFPVTALRSVEVTTPHLAGSVEFYSKVWGLDVVAEADGTVYLAATGSDFHVLELTPGEATSLRKISFRTRSLEDLHRLFARARQAVCEVINSPAPSPAPSGGTSFVVREPQGCAMEFVHGDHVRPPRVIADRPERLAHVNINSADIETLSTFYQDTLGFRLTDRSKLMAFLCCNSDHHAIVLAEAPRNGLNHIAFLMPDLESVMRGSGRMVDHGHPIGWGVGRHGPGDNVFAYFVDPAGTVIEYTAEVLQIDDSYVAKGPTDWVWPPGRTDQWGIAPPKSDTCKTAQLAIPFTAARA
- a CDS encoding GntR family transcriptional regulator: MSPDLPSQKDDQPATLATTIYARLKADILTTRLAPGRKLQSRFLMEQYNVGQTPLREALNRLTTEEFVVGMEQRGFYVKEVSKGELQELTKTRCWVEGLALRESMQNATQSWEEALLVAHHRLDRTPRSLKPDTFEDNPDWEKVHRAFHATLIGLCGSRPLLGFCEQLADRLYRYRMMSIAKAYPARKVGAEHSDILQAVLAKHTEKAVRLLQQHYQRTADVIYSDLDGMLA
- a CDS encoding alkene reductase, which gives rise to MKSLFSPVRVGGLELPNRLVMAPMTRSRAAANGTPGSLAADYYAQRAGVGLIVTEGTQPSDDGQGYMTTPGIYTPAHVAGWRKVTDAVHGKGGHIFIQLMHAGRMSHPDNTPHHRQGVAPSAIAPDTPMFTATGMQDIPQPRSLTTDEVRRTVADFRDAARCAIAAGADGVEIHGANGYLVQQFIAPSANTRTDAYGGSIENRARFAIEVAAAIAGEIGADKTAIRLSPGITMWGIDEGVEGPDLYRHLVTELDKLSLAYLHIMHQGDDRLLADLRKLWRGRLIVNRPGRPRDLIGADVAAGLADMEAYGQMVLANPDVMARLKSGAPLNEADRTTFFGGDARGYTDYPALGATAAV
- a CDS encoding LysR family transcriptional regulator; this encodes MELLNDMALFVEVVKARSFRGAAATLDMPNSTLSRRISLLEKEIGLRLLNRTTRRIELTEAGQLYFERCKRIVDEARLAHEQLGEMLARPSGLLRVSLPVDFANTYLAPLITEFAQLYPGIDFEFDLTPRRVDLVSEPYDLAIRIGESEASHMIARPLARLHGYLYASPRYLELNGEPREPADLAHHQCLCQTRVSSWKLHNGMQMLDAEVGGRFHLNSIGMLRRLATLDMGITFVPQEIVADEVAAGRLRRIMPQWQGLPMTIYAVTETRLLPAKTQRFIEFLRDRLSRA
- a CDS encoding M48 family metalloprotease gives rise to the protein MAVHGYVTHAAHNRRFTALLVLGYVLAFEIIGAFALTMILLSADHEHTILTDPAGYALRYALPIAIVAGFVFWWIYSSHAKAVTKVLGVRIVTREDEPRFVAIAEEQCTALGVRLPRFGIIEASEPNAVTAGEGPTQGLIAVTRGLLDLLDDDELAAVLAHEASHIRHGDTRLLAANHALMRTAIIMQMNNPLRFEDWRQMVIAVLIPPMLLLMLASSAMTSLSMRLSRAARRGLKLSRDHVADGEAIRVTHFPEALLSAIAKVSDRGCFVGSDRVEGLLFDGRADHEGGSHPSATDRIEAIGHLGGELMNPARQRRDTRVPARPVFGRRPRIEAATAYPLDASGRPLERPRPPSRHPLLLYFTDHELYMQWHNACVAWTEWQLNERRNVLGVMPKLMIPLGLAFAAVLYLYWPKDGNLSKLASLMNPAGMVDIARMTNSGPFCSGPSYPDGKCATKGAPAPKPNNQVAQSAPAAAPAGKPGANGGVWAEGSDRPTAPSAFMPLLLFGLVVVGIFKPKLLRALFGHLEPLEIDRRKSRPDIVEIDEEIVRNDQPKWNAPPPPSAPLSAPVFGRRRV
- a CDS encoding LemA family protein, with amino-acid sequence MAAADQTFSQAIDISGRLVRAANFALDNWWIWLLAAAALWLMLKIRAQHALIAQLDERADAAFGDVDALLVERHTLIGNLVEIVRAFAAREHQLIRDVLDARIDALEAISGSGGVIQSETQIASVLQNLFTVSENYPALASAAHYSTLRSDLIRIEDRITAARKFYNLAVEELNSVRRAFPGNFIAMIGHNPPREKFVLGDRRAELAEPVKIAL